A stretch of the Musa acuminata AAA Group cultivar baxijiao chromosome BXJ2-7, Cavendish_Baxijiao_AAA, whole genome shotgun sequence genome encodes the following:
- the LOC135617972 gene encoding ACT domain-containing protein ACR4-like encodes MDGDLSSSWDSDDEYEKFIRRMNPPRVVVDNDSCANATVIRVDSANKYGILLEVVQVLMDLNLIITKAYISSDGGWFMDVFNVRDRDGNKIEKEKDLDKIKNFIRKSLGEDSSFVPSRRKSVGFTPSSDHTSIELTGTDRPGLLSEVSAVLTDLRCNVVSAEVWTHNSRAAAVMQVTDEETGSAITDPEKLSRIKELLCNVLKGNNRSREAKTTVSVGVTQTERRLHQLMFDDRDYERSDEDSRNEHHRPKVTVVNWFDKDYSVVTVRCKDRPKLLFDTVCTLTDMQYVVFHGNVDAEGPEAYQEYCIRHVDGSPVNSEAERQRVIQCLEAAIERRVSEGLKLELCTSDRMGLLTDVTRIFRENGLSVTRAEVTTRSGKAINTFYVRDAAGNPVDPKTLDDIRAEIGQTVLQVRGHADHLKSPQGSPTRFLFGGLFKSRSLYNLGLIRPYT; translated from the exons ATGG ATGGAGATTTGAGTTCCTCGTGGGACAGCGACGATGAATACGAGAAGTTTATCCGAAGGATGAACCCTCCGAG GGTTGTTGTGGATAACGATTCCTGCGCAAATGCGACCGTCATTAGG GTTGATAGCGCAAATAAGTATGGGATCCTTTTGGAAGTTGTTCAGGTCCTTATGGACCTAAATCTCATCATCACTAAAGCTTATATATCCTCCGATGGAGGATGGTTTATGGATG TATTTAATGTGAGGGATCGAGATGGAAATAAAATCGAGAAAGAAAAGGATCTGGATAAAATAAAGAATTTCATTCGCAAG TCCCTGGGGGAGGATTCTTCTTTTGTACCATCCCGGAGGAAATCTGTAGGTTTCACACCTTCCTCCGATCACACATCGATCGAGCTGACCGGGACAGATCGTCCGGGCTTGCTATCTGAAGTGAGTGCAGTGCTCACCGATTTAAGGTGCAATGTGGTGAGCGCTGAGGTGTGGACGCACAATAGCAGAGCTGCAGCGGTCATGCAAGTGACTGACGAGGAGACAGGTTCAGCTATTACAGACCCTGAAAAGCTTTCCAGAATTAAGGAACTCCTTTGCAATGTGCTCAAAGGGAACAATAGAAGTAGGGAAGCCAAGACAACGGTTTCTGTGGGTGTGACACAGACAGAACGAAGGCTCCATCAGTTGATGTTTGATGATAGGGATTATGAAAGATCTGATGAAGATAGTAGGAACGAGCATCACCGGCCAAAGGTTACTGTTGTTAATTGGTTTGACAAGGACTATTCTGTGGTTACAGTACGCTGTAAGGATAGGCCAAAGCTTCTCTTCGATACAGTTTGCACTTTGACAGATATGCAGTATGTGGTTTTCCATGGAAATGTGGATGCAGAGGGCCCAGAAGCTTATCAG GAGTACTGTATCAGGCACGTGGATGGGTCCCCGGTAAACTCAGAAGCTGAGAGACAGCGAGTAATCCAGTGCCTTGAAGCAGCCATAGAGAGAAGAGTATCCGAA GGTCTGAAATTGGAGTTGTGTACAAGTGATCGAATGGGTTTGTTAACTGACGTCACAAGAATATTCCGTGAGAATGGCCTGTCCGTCACAAGAGCAGAAGTGACCACAAGAAGTGGTAAAGCCATCAACACATTTTATGTCCGTGATGCTGCCGGAAACCCAGTTGACCCAAAGACATTGGATGACATACGGGCAGAGATAGGCCAGACAGTGCTCCAAGTAAGAGGCCATGCCGATCACCTTAAATCTCCACAAGGGTCTCCAACTCGATTTCTGTTTGGCGGTTTATTCAAGTCTAGATCTCTTTACAATCTTGGATTAATCAGGCCTTACACATAG